The following proteins are co-located in the Cupriavidus pauculus genome:
- a CDS encoding acyl-CoA dehydrogenase family protein, producing MTATSVADAGSAQTHSVFNQVPDLADYNLFASDPGLRAALDRLGGGWHADALDGYGARLGEPEVQAWAADANRYAPELHTHSRTGERIDTVQFHPAWHQLLALLRSQQLQALPFAQPRPGAWAARTAGYFLQAQVESGSLCPTTMTFASIPVLSKEPALFGDLAPRLFDTGHDARDLPWRDKTAVMIGMGMTEKQGGSDVRANTTVALPVRGDGRGAEYALTGHKWFFSAPMCDAHLVVARMGAADGPLSCFFVPRFRDDGSKNLILIQRLKDKLGNRSNSSSEVEFRGATGILIGEEGRGIPTIIEMATNTRLDCVIGSAALLRAGLVQALHHARHRMAFGRLLADQPLMRNVLADLALESEAATQMMMALAHAFEHTDADPLAAAWKRVMTPAAKFWICKRALEATGEAMEVWGGNGYVEEGPMARLYREAPVNSIWEGSGNIMCLDVLRALQRNPDDGARVLQDLARLSNGDAAVRAELASLQAMLHGPAESLEGSARRLAQGLVLTAQAALMIAHAHPESAAQFVASRLGRQHGRVFGTLDADNATLQRIATRAWPA from the coding sequence ATGACCGCCACATCCGTTGCCGACGCCGGCAGCGCGCAGACCCACAGCGTGTTCAACCAGGTGCCCGACCTGGCCGACTACAACCTGTTCGCGTCGGACCCCGGGCTGCGCGCGGCGCTGGACCGGCTGGGCGGCGGCTGGCACGCCGACGCGCTGGACGGCTACGGCGCGCGGCTGGGCGAGCCCGAGGTGCAGGCCTGGGCCGCCGACGCCAACCGCTACGCGCCCGAGCTGCACACCCACAGCCGCACCGGCGAGCGCATCGACACCGTGCAGTTTCATCCCGCCTGGCACCAGTTGCTGGCGCTGCTGCGCAGCCAGCAGTTGCAGGCGCTGCCGTTCGCGCAGCCGCGCCCCGGCGCCTGGGCAGCGCGCACCGCCGGCTACTTCCTGCAGGCCCAGGTGGAATCGGGCTCGCTGTGCCCCACGACGATGACGTTTGCGAGCATCCCGGTGCTGTCCAAGGAGCCGGCGCTGTTTGGCGACCTGGCGCCGCGGCTGTTCGATACCGGGCACGACGCCCGCGACCTGCCCTGGCGCGACAAGACGGCCGTGATGATCGGCATGGGCATGACCGAGAAACAGGGCGGCTCCGACGTGCGCGCCAACACCACGGTGGCGCTGCCGGTACGCGGCGACGGGCGCGGGGCCGAATATGCGCTGACCGGCCACAAATGGTTCTTCTCGGCGCCGATGTGCGACGCGCACCTGGTCGTCGCGCGGATGGGCGCGGCCGACGGCCCGCTGTCGTGCTTCTTCGTGCCGCGCTTCCGCGACGACGGCAGCAAGAACCTCATCCTGATCCAGCGGCTCAAGGACAAGCTCGGCAACCGCTCCAATTCCAGCAGCGAGGTGGAATTCCGCGGCGCCACGGGCATCCTGATCGGCGAGGAGGGCCGCGGCATCCCGACCATCATCGAGATGGCCACCAACACCCGGCTCGACTGCGTGATCGGCAGCGCCGCGCTGCTGCGGGCCGGGCTGGTGCAGGCGCTGCACCACGCGCGCCATCGCATGGCATTCGGCCGCCTGCTGGCCGACCAGCCGCTGATGCGCAACGTGCTGGCGGACCTGGCGCTGGAATCCGAGGCCGCCACGCAGATGATGATGGCGCTGGCCCACGCGTTCGAGCACACCGACGCCGACCCGCTGGCCGCCGCCTGGAAGCGCGTGATGACGCCGGCCGCCAAGTTCTGGATCTGCAAGCGCGCGCTGGAAGCCACCGGCGAGGCCATGGAGGTCTGGGGCGGCAACGGCTACGTGGAGGAAGGCCCGATGGCGCGGCTGTACCGCGAGGCGCCGGTCAATTCGATCTGGGAAGGCTCGGGCAACATCATGTGCCTGGATGTGCTGCGCGCGCTACAGCGCAATCCCGACGACGGCGCGCGGGTCTTGCAGGACCTTGCGCGGCTGTCCAACGGCGACGCGGCGGTGCGGGCCGAACTGGCGTCGCTGCAGGCCATGCTGCACGGCCCGGCGGAATCGCTCGAAGGCAGCGCCCGCCGCCTGGCGCAGGGGCTGGTGCTGACCGCGCAGGCCGCGCTGATGATCGCGCACGCGCATCCGGAGTCGGCGGCGCAGTTCGTCGCCAGCCGCCTGGGCCGCCAGCACGGCCGCGTGTTCGGCACGCTGGATGCCGATAACGCCACCCTACAGCGCATCGCAACGCGCGCCTGGCCGGCCTGA
- a CDS encoding methyl-accepting chemotaxis protein produces MNISKRLLLTLSLALLALLFVGLGGIWQMNESEERFEYFNDNTLASVRDLNNLSGALASVRVSLYRHAMTADIKAKADAEAMLDKANQRFDALLAKYERDDISDDTDRKLLEADRAAMKAYRDQFGPFLEKSRNNDFEATQQMITSGPVHVASSAVRKALDEHLEYNTRLGDEAVAHNKARHQTSVRVFSAVIVIAVALTAFLALGLYRRIRGSLAEIQGTLAHVSQTLDLDHRAPVDRLDEIGLTAQSFNALIDRVAGTLREVRRSTDSVSVAAAQIAAGNVDLSSRTEQQAASLEETASSMEQLTATVRQNAENARQASSLASNAALVADEGNHSVQQMVGTMGAISTSSERIAEITNLIEGIAFQTNILALNAAVEAARAGEQGRGFAVVAGEVRSLAQRSSSAAKEIKELIEASVDTVRTGSTQAEEVGKTMTDIRQAVKRVSDIIAEISAASQEQSAGIDQVGHAVGQMDQVTQQNAALVEEAAAAAQSLDEQAGRLRDMVGQFQMRG; encoded by the coding sequence ATGAATATCAGCAAACGCCTGCTTCTCACGTTGTCCCTGGCATTACTCGCCCTGTTGTTCGTCGGCCTTGGCGGTATCTGGCAGATGAACGAGTCCGAAGAACGCTTCGAATACTTCAACGACAACACGCTCGCCAGCGTGCGCGACCTGAACAACCTCAGCGGCGCGCTGGCCAGCGTCCGCGTATCGCTCTACCGCCATGCGATGACGGCCGACATCAAGGCCAAGGCCGACGCCGAGGCCATGCTCGACAAGGCCAACCAGCGCTTTGACGCGCTGCTGGCCAAGTACGAGCGCGACGACATCTCCGACGACACCGACCGCAAGCTGCTGGAAGCCGACCGCGCGGCCATGAAGGCGTACCGCGACCAGTTCGGCCCGTTCCTGGAGAAATCGCGCAACAACGATTTCGAGGCGACCCAGCAGATGATTACCAGCGGCCCGGTGCACGTAGCGTCGTCGGCCGTCCGCAAGGCGCTCGACGAACACCTGGAATACAACACCAGGCTCGGCGACGAGGCCGTGGCCCACAACAAGGCACGGCACCAGACGTCGGTGCGCGTGTTCTCGGCCGTGATCGTCATCGCCGTGGCGTTGACCGCGTTCCTGGCGCTGGGCCTGTACCGTCGCATCCGCGGCAGCCTGGCGGAAATCCAGGGCACGCTGGCCCACGTCAGCCAGACGCTGGACCTGGACCACCGCGCGCCGGTGGACCGGCTCGACGAGATCGGCCTGACCGCGCAGTCCTTCAACGCGCTGATCGACCGCGTGGCCGGCACGCTGCGCGAAGTGCGGCGCTCGACCGATTCGGTCAGCGTGGCGGCGGCGCAGATCGCGGCGGGCAACGTCGACCTGTCGTCGCGCACCGAGCAGCAGGCCGCGTCGCTGGAAGAAACCGCGTCGAGCATGGAGCAACTGACCGCCACCGTGCGGCAGAACGCCGAGAACGCGCGCCAGGCGTCGTCGCTGGCATCGAACGCCGCGCTGGTGGCCGACGAAGGCAACCATTCGGTGCAGCAGATGGTGGGCACGATGGGCGCCATCAGCACCAGCTCGGAGCGCATCGCCGAGATCACGAACCTGATCGAGGGCATCGCCTTCCAGACCAACATCCTGGCGCTCAACGCCGCCGTGGAAGCAGCACGCGCCGGCGAACAGGGCCGCGGCTTCGCGGTGGTGGCCGGCGAGGTGCGCAGCCTGGCGCAGCGGTCGTCCAGCGCGGCCAAGGAGATCAAGGAACTGATCGAGGCGTCGGTGGACACGGTACGCACCGGCTCCACGCAGGCCGAGGAAGTCGGCAAGACCATGACCGACATCCGCCAGGCCGTAAAGCGCGTGTCCGACATCATCGCCGAGATCTCGGCCGCCTCGCAGGAACAGAGCGCCGGCATCGACCAGGTCGGCCACGCCGTCGGCCAGATGGACCAGGTCACGCAGCAAAACGCCGCCCTGGTCGAAGAAGCCGCCGCCGCCGCGCAATCGCTGGACGAACAGGCCGGCCGCC